In Nerophis ophidion isolate RoL-2023_Sa linkage group LG02, RoL_Noph_v1.0, whole genome shotgun sequence, one DNA window encodes the following:
- the kif7 gene encoding kinesin-like protein kif7 isoform X3 — translation MSPKVPVNHGRGDFSAVQVAVRVRPLLPKELLHCHESCITVDSELQRVTLGHDRHFLCDFLFEETCHQEEVYSVSVQPLIDAFFQGFNATVFAYGQTGSGKTYTIGEANISSFRDEEQGIIPRAVADVFKLLDENDLTDFSVRVSYLEVYKEEFKDLLEVETASKDIHIREDKGNIVLCGVKECEVEGLDEVLSLLESGNTARHTGATQMNPNSSRSHTIFTLYMDQRRGSLRLYGNATSTGPQMLSSKFHFVDLAGSERILRTGNTGERLKESIQINSGLLALGNVIGALGDPKRKGSHIPYRDSKITRILKDSLGGNSKTLMIACVSPSSSDFDESLNTLNYATRARNIQNRATVNCKREPDRVEGLEQQIKALRRALENRHRSETRIIAHADPNRRLRLGEGEISRLQVQSVHYRTCTDTAYRLLRELQSEGALTAEQTLKVKEWICSVEEERSRLTTASGPDSGIENSSTEENVALRRERPSVNNQDSDSLEERWSYEHDSVKDGEKDPPAVARLQTQILHLEQENTDFLAALEDAMEQYKLQSDKLQEQQDLIAELQCLISSPGLHGLGHNLCLRPHTAPMGSMQHSINGGLQKTSGGAEIHEVEEESSQSNLPRVRRRQVNQTWTKKDLLSVGRISGKGLISQLPEPDQHPSIARNASCASVGEISVRDVVRGFEGISEWGLHQAQQKIRELSVTIRMKEELIKELVKTGKDAQSLNKQYSHKITALESEAVQARQELQEAQKQLQDLEKQEREISTTDKSRAQECRRKIAAAQSKVQVLSQRQRDTAHLANLPAQSERRVLELERSVHSMRQQQELLQKRLRQESQQKRRLESEMQRRTHRVKELEIKNEQQQKILKIKTEEIAAFQRQRRSGSNGSVVSLEEQQKIEEQKRWLDEEMERVLEQRRGLEDLEGELTKREEILAKKEALLQERSGLETKRLRSSQALSKDLVTLTGRIETLEHELSERNGLLRSSSAQDSQQIRQEISNLRQEKDSLLKQREELDDKLRQGNLLSPEEERTLFQLDEAIEALDAAIEYKNEAITQRQRQLRASASMLSQWEMNLMAKLSYLSASETRALLCKYFDKVVSLREEERKLQLALAELEMQLDEQQQLVQWLENALDRTQLDTDRRLTQQQKEHERSVQLLLQQCREQMDEDLAGRQRQYEGWIYGLNKELNHYKAVNLDLSNKLREFCGSVSQPKEQVKVVSSESKPLNVNSADSHAGRGTPMTEKPPKSREEMRELVNAPLPSTWRRSSLPTEEPAAMEELWLRTASDVPVNRVVQSGPNSPTVPMLLPSVKSRRDSRRSSLNIGPLISNNTFTDTRKNLA, via the exons ATGTCCCCCAAAGTGCCAGTCAACCATGGCAGAGGAGATTTTTCTGCAGTGCAAGTTGCTGTTCGAGTGCGTCCGTTGCTTCCTAAAGAGCTCCTCCACTGCCATGAGAGCTGCATCACTGTAGACTCTGAACTCCAGCGGGTCACCCTGGGTCATGACAGACACTTCCTGTGTGATTTCTTGTTTGAGGAAACCTGCCACCAAGAGGAGGTTTATTCTGTGTCAGTGCAGCCTCTCATTGATGCTTTCTTTCAAGGGTTCAATGCTACAGTTTTTGCTTACGGTCAGACAGGCTCAGGGAAGACGTACACCATTGGAGAAGCTAATATAT CTTCATTCCGAGATGAGGAGCAAGGCATCATCCCCAGGGCTGTTGCAGACGTCTTCAAGCTGCTGGATGAAAATGATCTTACAGACTTTTCAGTCCGAGTTTCCTACTTAGAGGTCTACAAAGAGGAATTTAAGGACCTACTGGAGGTGGAAACTGCAAGCAAGGACATCCATATCCGGGAAGATAAGGGCAACATTG TCCTGTGTGGTGTAAAGGAGTGTGAAGTGGAGGGTCTTGATGAGGTGTTGAGTTTACTGGAATCAGGAAACACAGCGAGACACACTGGTGCAACCCAAATGAATCCAAACTCGAGCCGCTCCCACACTATCTTCACCTTGTACATGGATCAGCGGCGGGGGAGTTTGCGCCTTTACGGGAATGCGACAAGCACCGGACCCCAAATGTTGTCTTCCAAGTTCCATTTTGTAGACCTGGCAGGCTCAGAGCGCATCCTGAGGACAGGCAACACAGGCGAGAGACTAAAAGAGAGCATCCAGATTAACAGTGGCCTTCTTGCACTGGGGAACGTTATCGGAGCCCTTGGTGACCCCAAAAGAAAAGGCTCTCACATACCTTATAGAGATTCTAAAATCACAAG GATACTTAAAGACTCCTTGGGAGGAAATTCAAAAACCCTGATGATCGCCTGCGTCAGCCCATCTTCCTCAGACTTTGATGAAAGTCTTAACACGCTAAATTATGCAACAAGGGCCCGCAATATTCAGAATCGGGCTACTGTCAACTGCAAGCGGGAGCCTGATCGTGTGGAAGGGCTGGAGCAACAAATCAAGGCCCTTCGCCGAGCCTTGGAAAACCGCCATCGTTCAGAGACCCGCATTATCGCTCATGCTGATCCTAACCGAAGACTACGACTTGGCGAAGGAGAAATCAGCAGGCTTCAAGTCCAAAGTGTGCACTATAGGACTTGCACAGACACCGCTTACAG ATTGCTACGTGAGCTGCAAAGTGAAGGCGCGCTGACCGCGGAACAGACTCTGAAAGTGAAAGAGTGGATCTGCTCTGTGGAAGAGGAACGGAGTAGACTGACAACTGCCTCTGGACCAGACAGCGGGATCGAGAACAGTTCTACTGAGGAAAACGTCGCTTTAAGAAGGGAAAGACCTTCTGTGAACAACCAG GATTCCGACTCTTTGGAGGAGAGGTGGAGCTATGAACATGACAGTGtgaaagatggagagaaggatcCGCCTGCCGTAGCCAGGCTTCAAACACAGATCCTGCACTTAGAGCAAGAGAATACAGACTTCCTGGCAGCTCTGGAGGATGCTATGGAACAATACAAGCTGCAG AGTGATAAGCTACAGGAGCAACAGGACCTGATAGCAGAGTTGCAGTGTTTGATTTCCAGTCCTGGGCTGCATGGACTTGGCCATAATTTGTGTTTACGGCCACACACTGCCCCAATGGGCTCCATGCAGCATAGCATAAATGGAGGATTGCAG AAGACCTCAGGTGGTGCAGAAATCCATGAAGTGGAAGAAGAAAGCAGTCAGTCAAACCTGCCTAGAGTGAGACGAAG ACAGGTGAACCAAACCTGGACCAAGAAGGACTTGCTTTCAGTTGGACGAATCAGTGGCAAAGGGCTCATATCTCAGCTGCCTGAGCCCGACCAGCATCCAAGTATAGCAAGAAATGCTT CTTGCGCCAGCGTGGGGGAGATATCTGTACGTGATGTGGTGAGAGGCTTTGAAGGCATTTCAGAATGGGGTCTCCATCAGGCCCAGCAGAAGATTAGGGAACTGTCAGTCACCATCCGGATGAAAGAGGAGCTCATTAAAGAGCTGGTCAAAACGG GTAAGGATGCACAGTCTTTGAACAAGCAGTACAGTCACAAAATTACAGCTCTGGAAAGTGAAGCCGTGCAGGCTCGACAGGAGCTTCAGGAGGCCCAAAAGCAACTTCAGGACCTGGAGAAGCAGGAGAGAGAAATCAGCACTACAGACAAGAGCCGTGCACAGGAATGTAGACGGAAAATAGCGGCCGCACAAAGCAAAGTTCAG GTTCTCAGTCAGCGTCAGAGGGATACAGCCCATCTTGCTAATCTGCCTGCACAGAGTGAGCGCCGTGTGCTCGAGCTCGAGCGCAGTGTTCATTCCATGAGGCAACAACAGGAACTTCTGCAAAAGCGGCTGCGACAGGAGAGTCAGCAGAAACGACGTCTGGAGTCTGAGATGCAGCGCAGAACCCACAGAGTCAAG GAACTTGAGATAAAGAATGAGCAACAGCAGAAGATCTTAAAGATTAAGACGGAGGAGATTGCTGCCTTTCAGAGACAAAGACGCAGTGGCAGCAATGGCTCCGTTGTGTCACTGGAGGAGCAACAG AAGATCGAGGAGCAGAAACGTTGGTTGGATGAGGAAATGGAGCGTGTGTTGGAGCAGAGACGAGGGCTTGAAGATCTTGAAGGAGAGCTCACGAAAAGAGAAGAAATATTGGCCAAAAAAGAAGCCCTCTTACAGGAACGCAGTGGTCTTGAAACCAAGAGGCTCCGCTCCAGTCAG GCACTGAGTAAGGATTTGGTGACGCTAACAGGACGCATCGAGACCCTGGAGCACGAGTTGAGTGAGAGGAATGGTCTCCTTCGCAGCAGCAGTGCTCAGGACTCCCAACAGATTAGACAAGAAATCTCCAATCTGCGTCAAGAGAAAGATTCCTTGCTGAAACAAAGAGAGGAGCTTGATGATAAACTGCGGCAGGGTAACCTGCTCTCACCTGAG GAGGAGCGAACTCTCTTCCAGCTGGATGAAGCCATTGAGGCTCTAGATGCGGCAATTGAGTATAAGAATGAAGCCATCACTCAGAGGCAAAGGCAGCTTCGGGCATCGGCCAGTATGCTGTCCCAGTGGGAGATGAATCTCATGGCCAAACTCAGTTACCTGTCTGCCTCCGAGACACGAGCTCTGCTGTGCAAGTACTTTGACAAG GTGGTGTCTCTGCGCGAAGAGGAGCGTAAGTTGCAACTCGCCCTAGCTGAGCTGGAAATGCAGCTGGATGAGCAGCAGCAGCTGGTGCAGTGGCTAGAGAATGCTCTGGATCGCACGCAGCTCGACACCGACCGCAGGCTCACTCAGCAGCAGAAGGAGCACGAGAGGAGTGTCCAGCTCTTACTGCAGCAGTGTCGAG AGCAAATGGACGAGGACCTGGCAGGAAGGCAACGGCAGTACGAGGGATGGATCTATGGCCTCAACAAGGAGCTTAACCACTACAAGGCGGTAAATCTGGACCTTAGCAACAAACTGAGGGAGTTCTGTGGCTCAGTCAGCCAGCCGAAGGAGCAGGTTAAAG TGGTGTCATCTGAAAGTAAACCACTAAATGTCAACAGTGCAGATAGTCATGCAGGAAGAGGGACCCCAATGACTGAAAAACCTCCCAAATCTAGAGAAGAAATGCGGGAGCTCGTGAACGCTCCTCTCCCATCCACCTGGAGGCGCTCCTCTCTCCCTACAGAGGAGCCCGCTGCCATGGAGGAGCTGTGGCTGCGAACAGCCTCCGACGTTCCTGTCAACCGCGTAGTCCAAAGTGGGCCCAACTCTCCCACCGTGCCAATGCTGCTGCCCTCTGTGAAGTCTCGGAGGGATTCTCGTCGCAGCAGCCTCAATATCGGACCACTCATTTCTAACAACACTTTCACGGACACACGCAAGAATCTTGCCTGA
- the kif7 gene encoding kinesin-like protein kif7 isoform X4 yields the protein MSPKVPVNHGRGDFSAVQVAVRVRPLLPKELLHCHESCITVDSELQRVTLGHDRHFLCDFLFEETCHQEEVYSVSVQPLIDAFFQGFNATVFAYGQTGSGKTYTIGEANISSFRDEEQGIIPRAVADVFKLLDENDLTDFSVRVSYLEVYKEEFKDLLEVETASKDIHIREDKGNIVLCGVKECEVEGLDEVLSLLESGNTARHTGATQMNPNSSRSHTIFTLYMDQRRGSLRLYGNATSTGPQMLSSKFHFVDLAGSERILRTGNTGERLKESIQINSGLLALGNVIGALGDPKRKGSHIPYRDSKITRILKDSLGGNSKTLMIACVSPSSSDFDESLNTLNYATRARNIQNRATVNCKREPDRVEGLEQQIKALRRALENRHRSETRIIAHADPNRRLRLGEGEISRLQVQSVHYRTCTDTAYRLLRELQSEGALTAEQTLKVKEWICSVEEERSRLTTASGPDSGIENSSTEENVALRRERPSVNNQDSDSLEERWSYEHDSVKDGEKDPPAVARLQTQILHLEQENTDFLAALEDAMEQYKLQSDKLQEQQDLIAELQCLISSPGLHGLGHNLCLRPHTAPMGSMQHSINGGLQVGKQDVCLNEDQKTSGGAEIHEVEEESSQSNLPRVRRRQVNQTWTKKDLLSVGRISGKGLISQLPEPDQHPSIARNASCASVGEISVRDVVRGFEGISEWGLHQAQQKIRELSVTIRMKEELIKELVKTGKDAQSLNKQYSHKITALESEAVQARQELQEAQKQLQDLEKQEREISTTDKSRAQECRRKIAAAQSKVQVLSQRQRDTAHLANLPAQSERRVLELERSVHSMRQQQELLQKRLRQESQQKRRLESEMQRRTHRVKELEIKNEQQQKILKIKTEEIAAFQRQRRSGSNGSVVSLEEQQKIEEQKRWLDEEMERVLEQRRGLEDLEGELTKREEILAKKEALLQERSGLETKRLRSSQALSKDLVTLTGRIETLEHELSERNGLLRSSSAQDSQQIRQEISNLRQEKDSLLKQREELDDKLRQGNLLSPEEERTLFQLDEAIEALDAAIEYKNEAITQRQRQLRASASMLSQWEMNLMAKLSYLSASETRALLCKYFDKVVSLREEERKLQLALAELEMQLDEQQQLVQWLENALDRTQLDTDRRLTQQQKEHERSVQLLLQQCREQMDEDLAGRQRQYEGWIYGLNKELNHYKAVNLDLSNKLREFCGSVSQPKEQVKVQIVMQEEGPQ from the exons ATGTCCCCCAAAGTGCCAGTCAACCATGGCAGAGGAGATTTTTCTGCAGTGCAAGTTGCTGTTCGAGTGCGTCCGTTGCTTCCTAAAGAGCTCCTCCACTGCCATGAGAGCTGCATCACTGTAGACTCTGAACTCCAGCGGGTCACCCTGGGTCATGACAGACACTTCCTGTGTGATTTCTTGTTTGAGGAAACCTGCCACCAAGAGGAGGTTTATTCTGTGTCAGTGCAGCCTCTCATTGATGCTTTCTTTCAAGGGTTCAATGCTACAGTTTTTGCTTACGGTCAGACAGGCTCAGGGAAGACGTACACCATTGGAGAAGCTAATATAT CTTCATTCCGAGATGAGGAGCAAGGCATCATCCCCAGGGCTGTTGCAGACGTCTTCAAGCTGCTGGATGAAAATGATCTTACAGACTTTTCAGTCCGAGTTTCCTACTTAGAGGTCTACAAAGAGGAATTTAAGGACCTACTGGAGGTGGAAACTGCAAGCAAGGACATCCATATCCGGGAAGATAAGGGCAACATTG TCCTGTGTGGTGTAAAGGAGTGTGAAGTGGAGGGTCTTGATGAGGTGTTGAGTTTACTGGAATCAGGAAACACAGCGAGACACACTGGTGCAACCCAAATGAATCCAAACTCGAGCCGCTCCCACACTATCTTCACCTTGTACATGGATCAGCGGCGGGGGAGTTTGCGCCTTTACGGGAATGCGACAAGCACCGGACCCCAAATGTTGTCTTCCAAGTTCCATTTTGTAGACCTGGCAGGCTCAGAGCGCATCCTGAGGACAGGCAACACAGGCGAGAGACTAAAAGAGAGCATCCAGATTAACAGTGGCCTTCTTGCACTGGGGAACGTTATCGGAGCCCTTGGTGACCCCAAAAGAAAAGGCTCTCACATACCTTATAGAGATTCTAAAATCACAAG GATACTTAAAGACTCCTTGGGAGGAAATTCAAAAACCCTGATGATCGCCTGCGTCAGCCCATCTTCCTCAGACTTTGATGAAAGTCTTAACACGCTAAATTATGCAACAAGGGCCCGCAATATTCAGAATCGGGCTACTGTCAACTGCAAGCGGGAGCCTGATCGTGTGGAAGGGCTGGAGCAACAAATCAAGGCCCTTCGCCGAGCCTTGGAAAACCGCCATCGTTCAGAGACCCGCATTATCGCTCATGCTGATCCTAACCGAAGACTACGACTTGGCGAAGGAGAAATCAGCAGGCTTCAAGTCCAAAGTGTGCACTATAGGACTTGCACAGACACCGCTTACAG ATTGCTACGTGAGCTGCAAAGTGAAGGCGCGCTGACCGCGGAACAGACTCTGAAAGTGAAAGAGTGGATCTGCTCTGTGGAAGAGGAACGGAGTAGACTGACAACTGCCTCTGGACCAGACAGCGGGATCGAGAACAGTTCTACTGAGGAAAACGTCGCTTTAAGAAGGGAAAGACCTTCTGTGAACAACCAG GATTCCGACTCTTTGGAGGAGAGGTGGAGCTATGAACATGACAGTGtgaaagatggagagaaggatcCGCCTGCCGTAGCCAGGCTTCAAACACAGATCCTGCACTTAGAGCAAGAGAATACAGACTTCCTGGCAGCTCTGGAGGATGCTATGGAACAATACAAGCTGCAG AGTGATAAGCTACAGGAGCAACAGGACCTGATAGCAGAGTTGCAGTGTTTGATTTCCAGTCCTGGGCTGCATGGACTTGGCCATAATTTGTGTTTACGGCCACACACTGCCCCAATGGGCTCCATGCAGCATAGCATAAATGGAGGATTGCAG GTTGGTAAACAGGATGTCTGTCTCAATGAGGATCAGAAGACCTCAGGTGGTGCAGAAATCCATGAAGTGGAAGAAGAAAGCAGTCAGTCAAACCTGCCTAGAGTGAGACGAAG ACAGGTGAACCAAACCTGGACCAAGAAGGACTTGCTTTCAGTTGGACGAATCAGTGGCAAAGGGCTCATATCTCAGCTGCCTGAGCCCGACCAGCATCCAAGTATAGCAAGAAATGCTT CTTGCGCCAGCGTGGGGGAGATATCTGTACGTGATGTGGTGAGAGGCTTTGAAGGCATTTCAGAATGGGGTCTCCATCAGGCCCAGCAGAAGATTAGGGAACTGTCAGTCACCATCCGGATGAAAGAGGAGCTCATTAAAGAGCTGGTCAAAACGG GTAAGGATGCACAGTCTTTGAACAAGCAGTACAGTCACAAAATTACAGCTCTGGAAAGTGAAGCCGTGCAGGCTCGACAGGAGCTTCAGGAGGCCCAAAAGCAACTTCAGGACCTGGAGAAGCAGGAGAGAGAAATCAGCACTACAGACAAGAGCCGTGCACAGGAATGTAGACGGAAAATAGCGGCCGCACAAAGCAAAGTTCAG GTTCTCAGTCAGCGTCAGAGGGATACAGCCCATCTTGCTAATCTGCCTGCACAGAGTGAGCGCCGTGTGCTCGAGCTCGAGCGCAGTGTTCATTCCATGAGGCAACAACAGGAACTTCTGCAAAAGCGGCTGCGACAGGAGAGTCAGCAGAAACGACGTCTGGAGTCTGAGATGCAGCGCAGAACCCACAGAGTCAAG GAACTTGAGATAAAGAATGAGCAACAGCAGAAGATCTTAAAGATTAAGACGGAGGAGATTGCTGCCTTTCAGAGACAAAGACGCAGTGGCAGCAATGGCTCCGTTGTGTCACTGGAGGAGCAACAG AAGATCGAGGAGCAGAAACGTTGGTTGGATGAGGAAATGGAGCGTGTGTTGGAGCAGAGACGAGGGCTTGAAGATCTTGAAGGAGAGCTCACGAAAAGAGAAGAAATATTGGCCAAAAAAGAAGCCCTCTTACAGGAACGCAGTGGTCTTGAAACCAAGAGGCTCCGCTCCAGTCAG GCACTGAGTAAGGATTTGGTGACGCTAACAGGACGCATCGAGACCCTGGAGCACGAGTTGAGTGAGAGGAATGGTCTCCTTCGCAGCAGCAGTGCTCAGGACTCCCAACAGATTAGACAAGAAATCTCCAATCTGCGTCAAGAGAAAGATTCCTTGCTGAAACAAAGAGAGGAGCTTGATGATAAACTGCGGCAGGGTAACCTGCTCTCACCTGAG GAGGAGCGAACTCTCTTCCAGCTGGATGAAGCCATTGAGGCTCTAGATGCGGCAATTGAGTATAAGAATGAAGCCATCACTCAGAGGCAAAGGCAGCTTCGGGCATCGGCCAGTATGCTGTCCCAGTGGGAGATGAATCTCATGGCCAAACTCAGTTACCTGTCTGCCTCCGAGACACGAGCTCTGCTGTGCAAGTACTTTGACAAG GTGGTGTCTCTGCGCGAAGAGGAGCGTAAGTTGCAACTCGCCCTAGCTGAGCTGGAAATGCAGCTGGATGAGCAGCAGCAGCTGGTGCAGTGGCTAGAGAATGCTCTGGATCGCACGCAGCTCGACACCGACCGCAGGCTCACTCAGCAGCAGAAGGAGCACGAGAGGAGTGTCCAGCTCTTACTGCAGCAGTGTCGAG AGCAAATGGACGAGGACCTGGCAGGAAGGCAACGGCAGTACGAGGGATGGATCTATGGCCTCAACAAGGAGCTTAACCACTACAAGGCGGTAAATCTGGACCTTAGCAACAAACTGAGGGAGTTCTGTGGCTCAGTCAGCCAGCCGAAGGAGCAGGTTAAAG TGCAGATAGTCATGCAGGAAGAGGGACCCCAATGA